A part of Corynebacterium lactis RW2-5 genomic DNA contains:
- a CDS encoding DUF3046 domain-containing protein, with protein sequence MRLADFYSFVDHEFGKEHGPWLLHSHVLLEFGKTPVELLEDGVEPRDIWWALCREHDVPETRWCGPDE encoded by the coding sequence ATGCGTTTGGCTGATTTTTATTCTTTTGTGGACCATGAGTTTGGTAAAGAACACGGTCCTTGGCTGCTGCATTCGCATGTGTTGTTGGAGTTTGGCAAGACTCCGGTGGAACTCCTGGAGGACGGCGTCGAACCGCGCGATATCTGGTGGGCTCTCTGCCGGGAGCATGATGTCCCCGAGACCCGCTGGTGCGGTCCGGATGAATAG
- the recA gene encoding recombinase RecA, with the protein MARKKSAASSQGNDRLKALDVALASIEKDFGKGAVMRLGDDNRPPIQVIPSGNIAIDVALGLGGFPRGRVVEIYGPESSGKTTVALHAIAEAQRQGGIAAFIDAEHALDPDYARKLGVDTDNLLVSQPDTGEQALEIADMLIRSGAIDIIVVDSVAALTPKAEIDGEMGDSHVGLQARLMSQALRKMTGALSHAGTTAIFINQLREKIGVMFGSPETTTGGKALKFYASVRCDVRRIQTLKDGQDAVGNRTRLKVVKNKVSPPFKIAEFDIIYGEGISREGSLIDMGVDNGIVKKSGSWFTYEGDQLGQGKEKARLHLRENPELAKEIEIKIKKKLGVGEYANAEEETDIDAPVDVVPDIDFDDLDDE; encoded by the coding sequence ATGGCTCGTAAGAAGTCGGCGGCTTCCAGTCAGGGTAATGATCGTTTGAAGGCTCTCGATGTTGCTTTGGCAAGTATTGAGAAGGACTTCGGTAAGGGCGCTGTCATGCGCTTGGGGGATGACAATCGTCCTCCGATTCAGGTAATTCCCTCCGGAAATATTGCAATTGATGTGGCCTTGGGTCTGGGAGGCTTTCCCCGTGGCCGCGTCGTGGAGATCTATGGCCCGGAGTCATCGGGTAAGACCACTGTTGCTCTGCACGCTATTGCAGAGGCGCAGCGGCAGGGTGGCATCGCGGCGTTCATCGATGCGGAGCACGCGCTGGATCCCGATTACGCTCGCAAGCTCGGAGTTGACACAGATAATCTGCTTGTTTCACAGCCGGATACGGGGGAACAGGCACTGGAAATCGCTGACATGCTGATTCGCTCGGGTGCAATCGACATTATCGTTGTGGACTCCGTTGCTGCTCTTACTCCGAAGGCGGAAATCGACGGCGAAATGGGCGATTCCCATGTGGGTCTGCAGGCACGTTTGATGAGCCAGGCATTGCGTAAGATGACGGGCGCACTTTCGCACGCTGGAACGACCGCTATCTTCATCAACCAGCTGCGTGAAAAGATTGGTGTCATGTTTGGTTCGCCGGAGACGACCACTGGCGGTAAGGCCCTGAAATTCTACGCCTCGGTGCGGTGTGACGTCCGTCGTATCCAGACTTTGAAGGACGGTCAGGATGCTGTTGGTAACCGCACTCGCTTGAAGGTCGTAAAGAATAAGGTTTCTCCTCCGTTCAAGATTGCAGAATTCGACATTATCTACGGCGAGGGAATTTCCCGTGAGGGTTCTCTGATTGACATGGGTGTCGATAACGGGATTGTGAAGAAGTCTGGTTCGTGGTTTACCTATGAGGGGGATCAGCTCGGCCAGGGCAAGGAGAAGGCGCGTTTGCATCTTCGCGAGAATCCGGAGCTTGCCAAGGAAATCGAAATCAAGATTAAGAAGAAGCTCGGTGTCGGCGAATATGCGAACGCTGAGGAAGAAACTGATATCGATGCACCAGTAGATGTCGTGCCCGATATTGATTTCGACGACCTCGATGATGAATAA
- a CDS encoding regulatory protein RecX encodes MAESESDKVRKIEQLAQQIAQADGSTLFDSGHEAAKAPVRAKALRLLDQRMRSRKELLDRLLAVEEFLPAIVEEVVDDLARGGLVNDKLFASEWVRQRFSLRGKSRTVLDRELREKGISSADRSDALEQVTRVDEEMVARKLATKKAGTLRCVPENYADKQKDLRKIVGVLARRGFPSDMSMTVAREALDARYEELG; translated from the coding sequence TTGGCAGAGTCGGAGTCGGACAAGGTCAGGAAAATTGAACAGCTCGCGCAGCAGATTGCGCAGGCCGATGGTTCAACTTTGTTCGATTCCGGGCATGAGGCGGCTAAGGCTCCTGTCCGTGCCAAGGCGCTGAGGCTTTTGGATCAGCGGATGAGGTCTCGTAAGGAACTTCTCGATCGTCTCCTGGCCGTTGAGGAGTTTCTACCGGCCATTGTTGAAGAGGTGGTCGATGACCTTGCCCGTGGTGGCCTCGTCAACGACAAGCTCTTCGCTAGTGAATGGGTTAGGCAGAGATTTTCGCTACGGGGTAAGTCTCGAACCGTTTTGGACCGGGAGCTTCGTGAAAAGGGCATTTCCTCCGCTGATCGGTCGGATGCTTTAGAACAAGTTACTCGTGTCGATGAGGAAATGGTCGCGCGCAAACTTGCTACCAAAAAGGCGGGGACGCTTCGCTGCGTCCCAGAAAACTATGCCGACAAACAGAAAGATCTTCGAAAAATCGTCGGGGTATTGGCGCGCAGGGGCTTTCCATCCGATATGTCGATGACGGTGGCCCGCGAAGCTCTCGACGCGCGATATGAGGAACTCGGCTAG
- the miaB gene encoding tRNA (N6-isopentenyl adenosine(37)-C2)-methylthiotransferase MiaB — MTTPSLNSVEQQSAPRTYEVRTFGCQMNVHDSERLSGLLEENGYQAVAEGDQPDLVVFNTCAVRENADNRLYGTLGQLKPVKDAHPGMQIAVGGCLAQKDKQVVVEKAPWVDVVFGTHNIGSLPALLERAAHNQRAEVEIKDALEEFPSVLPAKRESTYAGWVSISVGCNNTCTFCIVPSLRGKERDRRPGDILAEVEALVQQGVTDITLLGQNVNAYGVHFADPELERDKSAFSKLLRACGAIEGLERLRFTSPHPAEFTDDVIDAMAETPNVVHQLHMPLQSGSDRILKAMRRSYRTKKFLGILDKVREKMPDAAITTDIIVGFPGETEEDFQATLDVVEKARFSSAFTFQYSPRPGTPAATMDEQVPPEVVKDRYGRLIALQERISEEENAKLVGREVELLVTQSDGRKNSETHRMSGRSRDGRLVHFAKNEASAGVIDRSIRPGDYVTVRVTDSAPHFLIADSGVLSHRRTKAGDNVEIGQIPTTAPIGVGLGLPKIGKPSVENKNEGCGCD, encoded by the coding sequence GTGACTACCCCTTCTCTGAACTCTGTTGAACAGCAGTCTGCGCCGCGCACCTATGAGGTGCGGACATTTGGCTGCCAGATGAACGTCCACGACTCCGAAAGACTATCGGGTCTGCTTGAGGAAAACGGTTATCAGGCGGTGGCAGAGGGCGACCAGCCCGACCTGGTTGTGTTCAATACCTGTGCTGTCCGTGAGAATGCGGATAACCGTCTTTATGGAACCCTTGGACAGCTCAAGCCGGTGAAGGATGCGCACCCTGGCATGCAGATTGCCGTCGGCGGCTGCCTCGCTCAAAAGGACAAACAGGTCGTGGTGGAGAAAGCGCCATGGGTGGACGTTGTCTTTGGTACCCACAACATTGGGTCGCTTCCTGCGCTGCTCGAGAGGGCTGCCCATAATCAGCGAGCCGAGGTAGAGATTAAGGACGCTCTGGAAGAGTTCCCTTCGGTCCTCCCTGCGAAGCGAGAGTCTACCTACGCGGGTTGGGTAAGTATTTCGGTCGGCTGCAATAACACGTGTACTTTCTGTATCGTTCCGAGCCTGCGCGGTAAAGAGCGGGATCGTCGTCCTGGCGATATTCTCGCCGAAGTTGAGGCACTCGTGCAGCAGGGAGTTACAGACATCACCCTTCTGGGCCAGAATGTCAACGCTTATGGCGTCCATTTCGCCGATCCGGAATTGGAGCGCGATAAGTCCGCCTTTTCGAAGTTGCTCCGTGCTTGTGGTGCCATTGAAGGCCTTGAGCGGCTACGTTTTACCTCGCCTCACCCGGCGGAGTTTACCGACGATGTCATCGACGCCATGGCGGAGACGCCTAATGTCGTCCACCAACTGCACATGCCGTTGCAGTCCGGCTCCGACCGCATTCTCAAGGCTATGCGCCGCTCTTACCGCACGAAGAAGTTCCTAGGCATCCTAGACAAAGTCAGAGAAAAGATGCCTGATGCTGCGATTACGACCGACATCATCGTAGGATTCCCCGGCGAGACCGAAGAAGATTTCCAAGCGACCCTGGATGTCGTCGAGAAGGCTCGTTTCAGCTCTGCGTTTACGTTCCAGTACTCTCCACGTCCGGGAACCCCGGCTGCAACGATGGACGAGCAGGTGCCGCCTGAGGTAGTGAAAGATCGCTATGGCCGCCTTATCGCGCTGCAGGAGCGTATTTCCGAGGAAGAAAATGCAAAGCTCGTTGGACGCGAGGTAGAACTGTTGGTCACCCAGTCGGACGGGCGTAAGAACTCCGAGACTCACCGTATGTCCGGACGCAGCCGTGATGGCCGGCTTGTCCACTTTGCGAAGAACGAGGCCTCCGCTGGCGTTATTGATCGTTCAATCCGGCCAGGCGATTACGTTACGGTTCGGGTTACCGACTCCGCGCCGCACTTCCTCATCGCTGACTCCGGTGTGCTGTCTCATAGACGCACAAAGGCGGGCGATAACGTGGAAATCGGGCAGATTCCAACTACTGCTCCGATTGGTGTCGGACTAGGATTGCCAAAGATAGGCAAGCCGTCGGTTGAGAACAAGAATGAGGGATGTGGCTGTGACTAG
- a CDS encoding DUF349 domain-containing protein codes for MAGTNNSPKPGPRPGPRPGPRPGAGVASTPQPHPRPTPRSGTASGAAASPATHSRATDPTKFGRIDESGTVWLATKDGEREIGSWQAGTAAEGYAHYGKRYDDLATEVELLESRVVSHPEEAQTIAHTAQELKDGLPTAAVLGDVDALDARLVHVIEASAQAAEKAQLDKEERRKKAIARKEELAAEAEDLAENSTEWKVAGDRIREILTEWKSIRGIDRKTDDLLWRRYSRARDSFNRRRGSHFAELDRNRAAARRTKEDIIERAEALKTSTEWSSTAAAFRDLMKEWKAAGRAPREIDDKLWARFKAAQDEFFSARNAVNEARDKEYEENAAAKDALLAEYDSRIDPSKDLDHARAELRQLQEKWEEIGFVPRGRVREYEDRIAALEKRVSEAADSQWRRTDPEAQARVQQFADRAAEFEAKAKELEAKGKSSQAGKAREQAQQWRQWAEQAADTLKEL; via the coding sequence ATGGCCGGTACCAACAACTCCCCGAAGCCAGGCCCACGCCCCGGACCGCGTCCGGGCCCTCGCCCCGGCGCAGGCGTTGCGTCGACCCCACAACCACATCCGCGCCCAACTCCTCGCTCAGGAACTGCATCCGGCGCTGCTGCCTCGCCTGCGACTCATTCGCGAGCAACCGATCCGACAAAATTCGGTCGCATCGACGAATCCGGGACTGTCTGGCTTGCCACCAAAGATGGAGAGAGGGAAATCGGCTCGTGGCAGGCCGGCACGGCAGCGGAGGGCTACGCCCATTACGGCAAGCGCTACGACGATCTTGCGACTGAGGTCGAACTTCTCGAATCACGTGTCGTCAGCCACCCGGAGGAGGCGCAGACGATCGCACATACTGCGCAGGAGCTGAAGGACGGCTTGCCGACGGCCGCGGTCCTCGGCGATGTCGATGCTCTCGATGCTCGATTGGTTCATGTCATTGAGGCCTCTGCTCAGGCCGCTGAGAAGGCTCAGCTCGACAAGGAAGAGCGACGCAAAAAGGCAATCGCCCGCAAGGAAGAACTCGCCGCAGAGGCGGAGGATTTGGCCGAAAACTCCACCGAGTGGAAGGTTGCAGGCGACCGAATTCGAGAGATTCTCACCGAATGGAAGAGTATCCGCGGCATCGACCGCAAGACTGACGATTTACTCTGGCGCCGCTACTCCCGCGCCCGCGATTCCTTCAACCGTCGCCGTGGATCGCATTTTGCTGAGCTAGATCGCAACCGCGCCGCGGCACGCCGCACAAAGGAGGACATCATCGAGCGTGCGGAGGCCCTCAAGACCTCCACGGAGTGGTCGTCAACGGCAGCTGCATTCCGGGATTTGATGAAGGAATGGAAAGCCGCAGGACGCGCCCCTCGCGAGATTGATGACAAGCTTTGGGCACGATTCAAAGCTGCCCAGGATGAATTCTTCAGTGCCCGAAACGCGGTCAACGAAGCCCGTGACAAGGAGTACGAGGAAAACGCTGCGGCAAAGGACGCCCTCCTCGCCGAGTATGATTCTCGCATCGATCCTTCAAAGGATTTGGATCACGCACGAGCCGAGCTCAGGCAGCTGCAGGAAAAGTGGGAGGAAATCGGCTTTGTGCCGCGCGGCCGTGTCCGAGAATACGAAGATCGCATCGCAGCCCTGGAAAAGCGAGTCTCGGAGGCCGCGGATTCTCAATGGCGTCGCACCGACCCGGAGGCGCAGGCTCGCGTCCAGCAGTTCGCAGATCGCGCAGCGGAGTTCGAAGCCAAGGCCAAAGAACTCGAAGCTAAGGGGAAGAGCTCTCAGGCAGGCAAGGCTCGCGAACAGGCCCAGCAGTGGCGTCAGTGGGCCGAGCAGGCAGCTGACACACTCAAGGAGCTTTAG
- the miaA gene encoding tRNA (adenosine(37)-N6)-dimethylallyltransferase MiaA, with translation MNEQPDTTPIAVVGPTASGKSDLGLALAEEFGGEVVNVDSMQLYRGMDIGTAKLTVEQRRGIPHHQLDVLDVTEPASVASYQRHAVADVEEIRSRGKVPILVGGSMMYVQALVDDWQFPPTDAAVRAKWEALQDEIGPVALHAKLAQIDPEAASIIETNDPRRTVRALEVIELTGKPFAASKPSVDAPPRWSTRILGLRTRSEWLNPRIELRTRNMFESGLLCEVEELVGQGLREGVTASRAIGYAQILSYFDGEYDLETALDRTITGTRRYVRRQRSWFNRDPRICWLDASGDVRTQALNALAAWEAAGA, from the coding sequence ATGAATGAGCAGCCGGATACGACGCCGATTGCGGTGGTAGGTCCGACGGCGTCGGGAAAGTCGGACTTAGGGCTGGCACTTGCTGAGGAATTCGGCGGGGAAGTGGTCAACGTCGATTCGATGCAGCTCTACCGGGGTATGGATATCGGCACGGCGAAGCTGACGGTGGAACAGCGGCGGGGGATTCCGCATCACCAATTGGATGTCCTGGACGTGACTGAACCGGCGAGTGTTGCTAGCTACCAGAGGCACGCGGTGGCGGACGTTGAGGAGATTCGGTCGAGGGGTAAAGTGCCAATCCTTGTCGGCGGCTCGATGATGTATGTTCAGGCGCTTGTGGATGATTGGCAGTTTCCGCCGACCGATGCTGCCGTGCGTGCAAAGTGGGAGGCGCTGCAGGACGAGATCGGCCCCGTGGCGCTACACGCGAAATTGGCGCAGATCGATCCGGAGGCGGCGTCGATAATTGAGACGAATGATCCGCGCAGGACGGTCAGGGCTCTCGAAGTGATTGAACTTACGGGCAAGCCGTTTGCGGCATCTAAGCCGTCGGTAGACGCCCCGCCGCGATGGTCGACGCGAATTCTGGGACTGCGTACACGGTCGGAATGGCTGAATCCACGAATCGAACTTCGTACCAGGAACATGTTTGAGTCTGGACTGCTCTGCGAGGTGGAGGAACTTGTAGGCCAGGGGCTGAGAGAGGGCGTGACCGCCAGTCGTGCGATTGGCTACGCCCAGATCTTGTCGTACTTCGATGGAGAGTACGACCTTGAAACGGCGCTTGATCGCACGATTACGGGCACCCGGCGGTATGTGCGGCGACAGCGGTCGTGGTTCAACCGCGACCCCAGGATTTGTTGGCTAGACGCGAGCGGGGACGTACGGACGCAAGCCTTGAACGCGCTAGCGGCTTGGGAAGCTGCGGGAGCATAG
- the dapF gene encoding diaminopimelate epimerase: protein MVSFAKGHGTQNDFIIFPDDSVSVDLSEDVVAAVCDRQRGLGADGVLRVARAGELVSAGVLKSIPDGVAPEDWFMDYRNGDGSIAEMCGNGVRVFAHYVAAIHSPESVVDGQLRVGTRAGLRSVRIDSLSRERAVVGVDMGLPQVLGLGTGFVEGRSATWKFAGVGVDVGNPHLACVMPALDVDGLKSMQLGDNVSVSEEMFPAGVNLEILTPLDSDDTISMRVIERGVGETRSCGTGTVAAAIAALTDAQRTTGSVRVLVPGGEVRVDVSEAGDGRFGATLTGPSIIHTHGEINLDLL, encoded by the coding sequence ATGGTTTCATTCGCGAAGGGCCACGGCACCCAAAACGACTTCATCATTTTCCCCGACGACTCTGTCTCCGTTGATTTGAGTGAGGACGTCGTCGCGGCAGTATGCGACCGGCAGCGGGGTCTCGGCGCGGACGGTGTCTTGCGCGTTGCAAGGGCGGGTGAGCTGGTCTCAGCGGGAGTTTTGAAATCCATTCCCGATGGTGTTGCCCCGGAGGATTGGTTCATGGACTACCGCAATGGTGACGGTTCGATTGCGGAGATGTGCGGAAATGGCGTGCGAGTGTTTGCCCACTATGTGGCGGCCATTCACAGTCCGGAAAGCGTCGTCGACGGCCAGCTGCGTGTCGGTACGCGCGCCGGACTGCGGTCTGTTCGAATTGACTCGCTGAGCCGTGAGCGGGCAGTCGTGGGAGTCGACATGGGGCTGCCGCAGGTGCTCGGCCTCGGGACGGGCTTTGTTGAGGGGCGCTCGGCGACCTGGAAATTCGCCGGAGTCGGAGTTGACGTGGGCAACCCGCACCTGGCATGTGTGATGCCGGCACTGGACGTAGATGGTCTTAAGAGCATGCAGCTCGGCGACAACGTTAGCGTCTCGGAGGAGATGTTTCCCGCCGGTGTGAACCTAGAGATTCTCACACCGCTGGATAGCGATGACACGATTTCCATGCGTGTCATCGAACGGGGCGTAGGGGAGACGCGTTCCTGCGGTACTGGAACCGTGGCAGCTGCAATTGCGGCGCTAACCGATGCGCAGCGCACAACGGGCTCGGTCCGCGTGCTGGTCCCCGGCGGTGAAGTCCGCGTGGATGTGAGCGAAGCCGGCGATGGGCGGTTTGGAGCCACCCTTACCGGCCCTAGCATCATTCACACCCATGGCGAAATCAACCTGGATTTGCTCTAG
- a CDS encoding FeoA family protein — MFGLRSRTETSTTASDAQRLSLADVTTGQRAILSVPEVDVQLCRRLAQLGLRPGMTVTAGHFTAGGGRVIRSGGSRYAIDAATLRYMYVS, encoded by the coding sequence ATGTTCGGTTTGCGGTCTCGTACCGAAACTTCCACCACTGCCTCCGATGCGCAAAGGCTTTCGCTTGCCGACGTCACCACGGGCCAGCGAGCAATCCTATCGGTCCCAGAAGTGGACGTTCAGCTGTGCCGACGGCTCGCCCAGCTGGGCCTGCGCCCAGGGATGACCGTGACCGCTGGGCACTTCACCGCAGGGGGCGGGCGCGTCATCCGTTCCGGTGGTTCCCGCTATGCGATTGATGCCGCAACACTGCGCTACATGTACGTGAGCTAG
- the feoB gene encoding ferrous iron transport protein B, whose protein sequence is MALRTFAATPSCHACSAGAPAMQGSPVIAFVGAPNSGKSTLFNALTGAKAQMGNWPGTTVEVSRGAWRDDEREYDVIDFPGAYSLDALSPDEELTREMLIEKPLEERPNLVVVVVDATSLGRGLYIATELAEHPQRILLALTKLDVAEAKGISVNPEALQDSMGMPVVALDPRRKAGLAKLGEAVEAALGGCATVLRPVGLEASASPELRDEARFAAIDAAVAAATGEVEDRQTLTDRIDRFVLNPILGPLLFLAVMWGVFQVATTVAAPLQDGLEGLITGNFADLVRSGLESAGLDHPIVTGLLINGLIEGVGMVLTFAPLMALMFLCLAILEDSGYMARAAVVADRVMRAIGLPGKAFIPLIVGFGCNVPAISATRVLGNPRHRILTALLVPFTSCSARLTVYVMMGAVFFPDNAGTVVFVMYVISIFLIVLVGLILRNTLWRTIPSDPLVIDLPTYQLPTARLALSVMWLRLKGFLKTASGIIVATVVVVWLLLSIPTVPGHSFAQEDLTPRDSAYGAISEAVSPVFDPAGFGTWSLTGPLVTGFVAKEAVISTWAQTYAVEDVTDAEASEQAHSKLAANIRADFDKASGGHMLAAVWAYMVFMLAYTPCVATLAAQRREVGWKWTIFGLATQLVGAWALAVAVFQVLKLFI, encoded by the coding sequence ATGGCACTACGCACATTTGCGGCTACTCCTAGCTGCCACGCCTGTAGCGCGGGCGCACCTGCAATGCAGGGCTCGCCGGTTATCGCATTCGTCGGCGCCCCGAACTCCGGAAAGTCGACTCTCTTCAACGCCCTAACTGGCGCCAAGGCCCAGATGGGCAACTGGCCGGGCACCACCGTAGAGGTTAGCCGGGGCGCGTGGCGTGACGACGAACGGGAATACGACGTCATCGACTTCCCCGGAGCTTACTCGCTCGACGCGCTGAGCCCTGACGAGGAACTCACCCGCGAGATGCTCATCGAAAAGCCGCTGGAGGAACGTCCAAACCTGGTGGTGGTCGTCGTTGATGCCACCTCGCTTGGTCGCGGCCTCTACATCGCAACGGAGCTGGCCGAACACCCTCAGCGCATCCTGCTGGCGCTGACCAAGCTCGACGTTGCAGAGGCAAAGGGCATTTCGGTAAACCCTGAGGCCCTTCAAGACTCCATGGGCATGCCCGTTGTCGCCCTGGACCCCCGTCGTAAAGCGGGCCTGGCCAAGCTCGGCGAGGCTGTTGAGGCAGCACTGGGCGGGTGCGCCACTGTGCTGCGCCCGGTGGGGCTCGAGGCTTCGGCCAGCCCAGAGTTACGAGATGAAGCGCGATTTGCGGCCATCGATGCCGCGGTCGCGGCGGCCACGGGTGAGGTCGAAGACCGTCAAACCCTGACAGACCGCATCGACCGGTTCGTCCTCAACCCAATCCTCGGCCCTCTGCTTTTCCTCGCTGTCATGTGGGGCGTGTTCCAGGTCGCCACCACTGTGGCTGCACCTCTGCAGGACGGCCTCGAGGGGCTCATCACCGGAAACTTCGCGGACCTGGTCCGCAGCGGATTAGAATCCGCGGGGCTCGATCATCCGATTGTCACGGGACTGCTGATCAACGGACTGATTGAGGGCGTCGGTATGGTCCTGACCTTTGCCCCGCTGATGGCGCTGATGTTCCTCTGTCTCGCAATTCTCGAGGACTCGGGCTACATGGCCCGAGCGGCCGTCGTGGCCGACCGGGTGATGCGGGCGATTGGCCTTCCCGGTAAGGCTTTCATCCCCCTGATTGTCGGATTCGGTTGCAACGTGCCAGCGATTTCCGCGACCCGCGTACTCGGCAACCCGCGTCATAGGATTCTCACCGCGCTACTGGTGCCATTCACTTCCTGCTCGGCGCGACTGACCGTCTACGTCATGATGGGCGCGGTGTTCTTCCCCGATAACGCGGGCACCGTGGTCTTTGTTATGTACGTCATCTCGATTTTCCTAATCGTGCTAGTCGGCCTGATTTTGCGAAACACTCTGTGGCGCACCATTCCGTCCGATCCTCTGGTAATCGACCTGCCGACCTACCAGCTTCCGACCGCACGCCTCGCACTGTCGGTCATGTGGCTGCGGCTTAAGGGATTTTTGAAGACCGCTAGCGGCATTATCGTCGCGACGGTCGTCGTCGTCTGGCTCCTGCTGAGCATCCCCACCGTTCCGGGCCATTCGTTCGCTCAGGAGGACCTCACTCCACGCGACTCCGCTTACGGCGCAATTAGCGAAGCAGTCTCGCCAGTGTTCGATCCCGCCGGTTTCGGAACCTGGTCGCTCACAGGACCTCTGGTAACCGGCTTCGTCGCTAAGGAAGCAGTGATTTCTACCTGGGCACAGACCTACGCGGTCGAAGACGTCACCGACGCGGAGGCTAGCGAGCAGGCTCACAGCAAGCTTGCGGCGAATATCCGTGCGGACTTTGACAAGGCTTCCGGCGGGCACATGCTTGCCGCGGTCTGGGCCTATATGGTTTTCATGCTCGCGTACACCCCATGTGTCGCCACACTTGCGGCACAGCGAAGAGAAGTTGGCTGGAAGTGGACCATATTCGGCCTTGCGACCCAGCTGGTTGGTGCGTGGGCCCTGGCCGTCGCAGTGTTCCAGGTGCTCAAGCTGTTTATTTAA
- the hflX gene encoding GTPase HflX, which yields MTNLSNEYHDGGDNVGAYNPSESIAGADFSGPTVHQEPVVGKREEPTTGDLDLEARSSLRRLTRSVAHTDSEEVTVEYRQLRLERVILLGVWTSGSLREAEAAMDELAALAETAGSEVLESVLQRRDKPDPGTYVGSGKLSELRDIVASTGADTVICDGELSPGQLVALEDRLDAKVIDRTMLILDIFAQHAKSKEGKAQVSLAQMQYLYTRLRGWGGNLSRQAGGRAGSNGGVGLRGPGETKIETDRRRLRQEMARIRKDLAGMKTAREIKRARRKAGHLPRIAIVGYTNAGKSSLLNALTGAGVLVEDALFATLDPTTRRAQLRDGRTVIMTDTVGFVRHLPTQLIEAFRSTLEEVLESDIILHVVDGSDPFPLEQIKAVNEVVGEIAAEQKAEVPPELLIVNKIDQADGITLAQLRNTLDDVVFTSAKTGEGISELETRLELALNALDAHVRLLIPYDKGNIVSMLHEDATVLEEIWGEKGTEVEVRLPATLARELSIYQVEPGE from the coding sequence ATGACTAATCTTTCCAACGAATATCACGACGGCGGCGACAACGTAGGCGCCTACAATCCGTCGGAGTCCATCGCAGGTGCAGACTTTTCCGGCCCCACGGTTCACCAAGAACCTGTCGTCGGAAAGCGAGAGGAACCCACCACGGGTGACTTGGATTTGGAGGCTCGTTCCTCTCTGCGCCGCCTTACCCGATCGGTCGCCCACACGGACTCGGAAGAGGTCACCGTTGAGTACCGGCAGCTGCGCCTCGAAAGAGTGATCCTTCTCGGGGTATGGACGAGCGGAAGCCTGCGCGAGGCAGAGGCAGCTATGGACGAGCTGGCAGCGTTGGCCGAAACCGCGGGCTCCGAGGTACTGGAGTCGGTCCTTCAGCGAAGGGATAAGCCGGACCCGGGCACCTACGTGGGGTCGGGAAAGCTCAGCGAGCTCCGCGATATTGTGGCTTCTACCGGCGCGGATACCGTGATCTGCGATGGTGAGCTCTCCCCGGGCCAACTGGTCGCTCTAGAAGACCGGCTGGACGCGAAGGTCATCGACCGCACGATGCTGATTCTGGATATTTTCGCTCAGCACGCCAAGTCCAAGGAGGGCAAGGCACAGGTCTCGCTGGCGCAAATGCAGTATCTCTACACGCGTCTTCGCGGTTGGGGCGGAAACTTGTCCCGTCAGGCGGGCGGTCGCGCCGGTTCCAACGGCGGTGTTGGCCTGCGCGGACCAGGCGAGACGAAGATTGAGACCGACCGACGACGCCTGCGCCAGGAGATGGCGAGAATCCGCAAAGACCTCGCCGGGATGAAGACTGCCCGCGAGATCAAGCGTGCGCGGAGAAAGGCCGGGCACCTTCCGCGAATCGCCATCGTCGGTTACACAAATGCTGGTAAATCCTCATTGCTTAACGCGCTGACCGGAGCCGGCGTGCTGGTGGAAGATGCGCTTTTCGCCACCTTGGATCCGACTACTCGCCGCGCCCAGCTTCGCGACGGGCGTACCGTAATCATGACCGATACGGTCGGATTCGTCCGTCACCTGCCCACCCAGTTGATTGAGGCGTTCCGCTCGACGCTCGAGGAGGTACTCGAGTCGGATATCATTCTGCATGTCGTCGATGGCTCGGATCCGTTCCCGTTGGAGCAAATCAAGGCGGTCAATGAGGTCGTCGGCGAGATTGCGGCCGAGCAAAAGGCCGAGGTACCGCCGGAGCTGCTCATCGTCAACAAGATTGACCAGGCTGATGGAATCACGCTTGCACAGCTGCGGAACACCCTGGACGACGTCGTGTTCACCTCTGCGAAGACCGGGGAGGGTATCTCTGAGTTGGAGACCCGACTCGAGTTGGCTCTCAACGCCCTCGACGCTCACGTCAGACTCCTAATCCCTTACGACAAGGGCAACATCGTGTCGATGCTCCACGAAGATGCAACGGTTTTGGAGGAAATTTGGGGCGAAAAGGGAACCGAAGTCGAGGTCCGGCTTCCTGCGACGCTAGCGCGAGAATTATCTATCTACCAGGTGGAACCCGGAGAGTAG